Proteins from a single region of Streptomyces glaucescens:
- a CDS encoding SDR family NAD(P)-dependent oxidoreductase has translation MTLDGKSVVITGAATGIGRGITECVVKAGARVTLVGRREEPLRDLADRYGPAVAYVAQDVSAPGAAERIVATAADRFGGVDAVVNNAGLARFGRLDESDPALFDAMFAVNVRAPAELVRRALPHLRARRGSVVNISSVGAVLSMPGRSFYGATKAALNSLTRSLARELAPDVRVNAIMPGPVDTPMWNETGLDEAATERLRVDLRSSTPMGRFGEDTEIGRWVCMLLDPESSGWVTGALIPVDGGRTA, from the coding sequence ATGACCCTGGACGGGAAGTCGGTGGTGATCACCGGCGCTGCCACCGGTATCGGCCGGGGCATCACGGAGTGCGTGGTGAAGGCGGGCGCCCGCGTGACGCTCGTCGGCCGGCGGGAGGAACCGCTGCGCGACCTGGCGGACCGGTACGGACCCGCGGTCGCGTACGTGGCGCAGGACGTCTCCGCGCCCGGCGCCGCCGAACGGATCGTCGCGACGGCGGCCGACCGCTTCGGCGGGGTCGACGCGGTGGTCAACAACGCGGGTCTGGCCCGCTTCGGGCGGCTCGACGAGAGCGACCCCGCGCTGTTCGACGCGATGTTCGCCGTCAACGTGCGGGCCCCCGCCGAACTGGTCCGCCGCGCCCTGCCGCACCTGCGCGCCCGCCGCGGCAGCGTCGTCAACATCTCGTCCGTCGGCGCGGTGCTGTCCATGCCGGGGCGGTCCTTCTACGGCGCGACCAAGGCCGCCCTGAACAGCCTCACCCGCTCGCTGGCGAGGGAACTCGCCCCGGACGTACGGGTGAACGCCATTATGCCCGGACCCGTGGACACCCCGATGTGGAACGAGACCGGGCTGGACGAGGCGGCCACCGAGCGACTGCGCGTCGACCTCCGGTCGTCGACCCCGATGGGGCGGTTCGGCGAGGACACCGAGATCGGCCGATGGGTGTGCATGCTGCTCGACCCCGAATCGTCCGGCTGGGTCACCGGTGCG